One genomic region from Sulfurimonas sp. encodes:
- a CDS encoding Ig-like domain-containing protein yields MIGLREEGKEFSELSNTLSYDYSTTEPGHGASLFLSTGNQLEQGLSSVGYEIATRAFATVTAKDDNIVVYRNNSTILNPLSNDIDGAGSYGDGFSIKITSEPMYGQVIVNDDNTLTYIPNENQFGVDTIIYVATNLDGREDTGTITLDHIDNAAPITSDDNIATSSNKAVIIDVLANDTDQDGDQLSISITSSPRYGTVTVTKDNQVVYTPYDNYFGEDSFSYIALDDKEGVSNEATVAIIVNNSLAAAVIDSSEGSFINPSISRVNDNLFVTTWSSYSEEAVKVQLFNGQGEKIGEPFIANTTKDAFYDLKSYVIPLSNGEFYC; encoded by the coding sequence ATGATAGGTTTACGTGAAGAAGGAAAGGAGTTTTCTGAGCTAAGTAATACACTTTCTTATGATTATTCTACTACAGAACCTGGACATGGAGCTTCTCTTTTCTTATCTACAGGAAATCAATTAGAACAAGGTTTAAGTAGCGTAGGTTATGAAATTGCTACTAGAGCATTTGCTACAGTAACTGCAAAGGATGATAATATTGTTGTTTATAGAAATAATTCAACAATTCTTAACCCTTTGTCAAATGATATTGATGGAGCTGGCTCATATGGAGATGGTTTTTCTATTAAAATAACATCGGAACCAATGTATGGACAAGTGATTGTTAATGATGATAATACATTGACATATATTCCAAATGAAAATCAATTTGGTGTTGATACTATCATTTATGTAGCGACAAATCTTGATGGTAGAGAAGATACAGGCACAATAACATTAGATCATATAGATAATGCTGCACCAATAACATCTGATGATAATATAGCCACTTCTAGTAATAAAGCTGTAATAATAGATGTACTCGCAAATGATACAGATCAAGATGGAGATCAATTAAGTATCTCTATTACATCTTCTCCTAGATATGGAACAGTTACAGTTACAAAAGACAATCAGGTTGTTTACACACCATATGATAATTATTTCGGAGAAGATAGCTTTTCTTATATTGCTTTAGATGATAAAGAAGGTGTTTCAAATGAAGCAACGGTGGCTATTATTGTTAATAATTCTTTAGCAGCTGCTGTAATAGATTCATCTGAAGGAAGTTTTATTAATCCATCAATTTCAAGAGTTAATGATAATTTATTTGTCACCACTTGGTCATCATATTCAGAAGAAGCCGTGAAAGTACAACTTTTTAATGGACAAGGAGAGAAGATAGGAGAACCTTTTATTGCTAATACCACTAAAGATGCTTTTTATGATTTAAAATCATATGTTATTCCTCTAAGTAATGGTGAGTTTTATTGTTAA